One stretch of Streptomyces sp. 135 DNA includes these proteins:
- a CDS encoding biliverdin-producing heme oxygenase — MDTPLTPSAPFSTVIRTASHEQHTEAETSTFMSDLLGGRLGVDAYARYTEQLWFVYRALEDGAEALGEDPLAGPFIRPELLRVSELERDLAHLRGADWRGGLTPLPATAAYAARVEECARTWPGGYVAHHYTRYLGDLSGGQIIRGKAEQTWGFARKGDGVRFYVFEGISNPAAFKRGYRELLDGIDAVVTDELEKKRIVDECKRAFALNTAVFRELGEEFPLSA, encoded by the coding sequence ATGGATACGCCGCTCACGCCGTCCGCACCCTTCTCGACGGTGATCCGCACCGCGTCGCACGAGCAGCACACCGAGGCCGAGACCTCCACCTTCATGAGCGACCTGCTCGGCGGCCGGCTCGGCGTCGACGCCTACGCCCGCTACACGGAACAGCTGTGGTTCGTCTACCGCGCTCTGGAGGACGGCGCGGAGGCGCTGGGCGAGGACCCCCTCGCGGGGCCGTTCATCCGGCCCGAGCTGCTGCGCGTGAGCGAGCTGGAGCGTGACCTCGCGCACCTGCGTGGCGCGGACTGGCGCGGTGGCCTCACTCCCCTGCCCGCCACGGCTGCGTACGCGGCGCGGGTCGAGGAGTGCGCGCGCACCTGGCCCGGCGGCTATGTCGCCCACCACTACACCCGCTACCTCGGCGACCTCTCCGGCGGCCAGATCATCCGCGGCAAGGCCGAGCAGACCTGGGGCTTCGCGCGCAAGGGCGACGGCGTGCGCTTCTACGTGTTCGAGGGGATCTCCAACCCGGCCGCGTTCAAGCGGGGCTACCGCGAACTGCTCGACGGGATCGACGCGGTCGTCACGGACGAGCTGGAGAAGAAGCGCATCGTGGACGAGTGCAAGCGCGCCTTCGCCCTGAACACCGCCGTCTTCCGCGAGCTGGGCGAGGAGTTCCCGCTCAGCGCGTGA
- a CDS encoding HtaA domain-containing protein yields MSMNRRPVTLAAAVATAVTLGASALALPALAADDGGKAGPPKLELKDGTLDWGLKESFRKYVAGMAHGTIEATDGAKQAADNGVFTFTGGTGTYDTGTHATATAFKGAVRFASTAHRFDIKIADVKVRTEGKAGAIQADVTLNGATQNDIDLAALDLSAVRPGQGEGGAMTFKDIPTTLTADGAKAFNGMYQAGDKLDPATLTVKAGGTPTDKPTDKPTDKPTDKPTDKPTDKPTDKPDPIPTPTPTRTTAPTGTPTPERATGQVVDGSLSWGLKKTFRTYISSGGKVTVAGGAEKISGGYKFPHAKATVDAGAKKVDASFGGSVRFTYKAHGIDMKFSDLKVRANGSRGTLIADVTTPKGTNNDVKFATLDLAKASYRAKSDVVRLTKVPAAFTAAGAEQFANGAVGSMYKAGQRIDPVTVALSLSEGAGLAADGGQSGGGTTDSTGTTSSGSVGGDTVGGSPGDAGSLASTGADIPSAALLGTAGAAVVAGAGAVYVARRKRGTELA; encoded by the coding sequence ATGTCCATGAACCGTCGCCCCGTCACCCTCGCGGCAGCCGTCGCCACGGCCGTCACGCTCGGCGCGTCCGCCCTCGCGCTCCCGGCGCTCGCCGCCGACGACGGCGGCAAGGCGGGCCCGCCGAAGCTGGAGCTCAAGGACGGCACGCTGGACTGGGGGCTGAAGGAGTCGTTCCGCAAGTACGTCGCGGGCATGGCCCACGGCACGATCGAGGCGACGGACGGCGCCAAGCAGGCGGCGGACAACGGGGTGTTCACCTTCACCGGCGGCACGGGTACGTACGACACCGGGACGCACGCCACCGCCACCGCGTTCAAGGGTGCCGTGCGGTTCGCCTCCACCGCCCACCGCTTCGACATCAAGATCGCCGACGTGAAGGTGCGTACCGAGGGGAAGGCCGGTGCCATCCAGGCCGACGTCACCCTGAACGGCGCCACGCAGAACGACATCGACCTCGCCGCTCTCGATCTGAGTGCGGTCCGGCCCGGTCAGGGCGAGGGCGGCGCGATGACCTTCAAGGACATCCCGACGACGCTCACGGCGGACGGCGCCAAGGCGTTCAACGGCATGTACCAGGCGGGAGACAAGCTCGACCCGGCCACCCTCACGGTGAAGGCGGGCGGCACACCGACGGACAAGCCCACCGATAAGCCGACGGACAAGCCCACGGACAAGCCCACCGATAAGCCGACGGACAAGCCGACCGACAAGCCTGATCCCATCCCCACTCCCACCCCCACCCGCACCACGGCCCCCACCGGCACCCCCACCCCCGAACGTGCCACGGGCCAGGTCGTCGACGGCAGCCTCTCCTGGGGACTGAAGAAGACCTTCCGCACCTACATCTCGTCCGGGGGCAAGGTGACCGTCGCGGGCGGCGCCGAGAAGATCTCCGGCGGCTACAAGTTCCCCCACGCCAAGGCGACCGTGGACGCCGGCGCGAAGAAGGTCGACGCGTCCTTCGGCGGCAGCGTCCGCTTCACGTACAAGGCGCACGGCATCGACATGAAGTTCAGCGACCTCAAGGTGCGGGCGAACGGCTCCAGGGGCACCTTGATCGCCGACGTCACCACGCCCAAGGGCACCAACAACGACGTCAAGTTCGCGACGCTCGACCTCGCCAAGGCCTCGTACCGGGCGAAGAGCGACGTCGTCCGGCTGACCAAGGTGCCGGCGGCGTTCACGGCGGCCGGCGCGGAGCAGTTCGCCAACGGCGCCGTCGGCTCCATGTACAAGGCGGGCCAGCGGATCGACCCGGTGACGGTCGCGCTGTCCCTCTCCGAAGGCGCCGGACTCGCCGCGGACGGCGGCCAGAGCGGCGGCGGGACGACCGACAGTACCGGAACCACCAGCTCCGGATCTGTCGGCGGCGACACGGTCGGCGGTTCGCCCGGCGACGCGGGTTCGCTGGCGTCGACGGGCGCCGACATCCCCTCGGCGGCGCTGCTCGGCACGGCGGGGGCGGCCGTGGTGGCGGGCGCGGGCGCGGTGTACGTCGCCCGGCGCAAGCGGGGCACCGAACTGGCGTGA
- a CDS encoding PhzF family phenazine biosynthesis protein: protein MTEPLGVFEVSGTFDVLRVFCGPDGRHGNELGVVRDGARVPATEDRQAFAGKLGFSETVFIDDPERGAIDIYTPTLRLPFAGHPCVGTAWLLDVPELVTRAGVVPARQDGEFSWIAARAAWAPPRSLRRYGTAAEVDALDVPPPGEWMYAWAWEDEAAGRVRARAFPGRDDGIDEDEATGAAALLLTHELSRALNITQGRGSQILTAPGPDGWIEVGGRVRLAQAGASA from the coding sequence GTGACTGAACCACTGGGCGTCTTCGAGGTATCCGGCACGTTCGACGTACTGCGTGTCTTCTGCGGGCCCGACGGTCGGCACGGCAACGAACTCGGTGTCGTGCGCGACGGGGCCCGCGTACCAGCCACGGAGGACCGCCAGGCGTTCGCGGGGAAACTCGGCTTCAGCGAGACGGTGTTCATCGACGACCCCGAGCGCGGCGCCATCGACATCTACACCCCGACGCTGCGCCTGCCCTTCGCCGGCCACCCCTGTGTCGGCACGGCCTGGCTGCTCGACGTGCCCGAACTGGTGACGCGGGCCGGGGTGGTGCCGGCGCGGCAGGACGGGGAGTTCAGCTGGATCGCGGCGCGCGCAGCGTGGGCGCCGCCGAGGAGCCTGAGGCGGTACGGGACGGCAGCGGAGGTCGACGCGTTGGACGTACCGCCGCCGGGGGAGTGGATGTACGCATGGGCTTGGGAGGACGAGGCCGCCGGGCGGGTGCGCGCGAGGGCCTTTCCCGGCCGGGACGACGGTATCGACGAGGACGAGGCGACCGGTGCGGCGGCGCTCCTGCTCACGCACGAGTTGAGCCGCGCCCTCAACATCACGCAGGGGCGCGGCTCACAGATTCTTACGGCACCGGGTCCGGACGGCTGGATCGAGGTGGGCGGCAGGGTCCGCCTCGCACAGGCCGGTGCCTCCGCGTAG
- the map gene encoding type I methionyl aminopeptidase: MSGQSLLVPGELSPVRSVPGNIRRPEYVGKPAPTPYTGPEVQTPETIELMRTAGRIAARAMEEAAKHIAPGVTTDELDRVAHEYMCDHGAYPSTLGYRGFPKSLCSSINEVICHGIPDSTVLKDGDIINLDVTAYIGGVHGDNNATYLVGDVDEESKLLVERTRESLNRAIKAVRPGRQINIIGRVIESYAKRFGYGVVRDFTGHGINTSFHSGLIVPHYDSPHATTTIQPGMTFTIEPMLTLGTHEYDMWDDGWTVVTKDRKRTAQFEHTLVVTDTGAEILTLP, from the coding sequence ATGTCTGGCCAGTCACTGCTCGTCCCAGGGGAGCTCTCCCCCGTCCGCTCCGTACCCGGCAACATCAGGCGCCCGGAGTACGTGGGAAAACCCGCCCCCACCCCGTACACGGGGCCCGAGGTGCAGACCCCCGAGACCATCGAACTGATGCGTACCGCGGGCCGCATCGCCGCCCGCGCCATGGAAGAGGCCGCGAAGCACATCGCGCCCGGTGTGACCACCGATGAGCTGGACCGTGTCGCGCACGAGTACATGTGCGACCACGGCGCCTACCCCTCCACGCTCGGCTACCGCGGCTTCCCGAAGTCGCTGTGCAGCTCGATCAACGAAGTCATCTGCCACGGAATCCCGGACTCCACCGTCCTCAAGGACGGCGACATCATCAACCTCGACGTCACGGCGTACATCGGCGGCGTGCACGGCGACAACAACGCCACCTACCTCGTCGGCGACGTCGACGAGGAGTCGAAGCTGCTCGTCGAGCGGACCCGCGAGTCCCTCAACCGCGCCATCAAGGCCGTCAGGCCCGGCCGCCAGATCAACATCATCGGCCGCGTCATCGAGTCGTACGCCAAGCGGTTCGGCTACGGCGTCGTGCGTGACTTCACCGGTCACGGCATCAACACGTCCTTCCACTCCGGACTGATCGTCCCCCACTACGACAGCCCGCATGCGACGACCACCATCCAGCCCGGCATGACGTTCACGATCGAGCCGATGCTGACCCTCGGCACGCACGAGTACGACATGTGGGACGACGGCTGGACCGTCGTCACCAAGGACAGGAAGCGGACCGCGCAGTTCGAGCACACGCTGGTGGTGACGGACACCGGGGCGGAGATCCTCACGCTTCCCTGA